A genomic stretch from Mycobacterium cookii includes:
- a CDS encoding TetR/AcrR family transcriptional regulator, protein MATLKTGYHHGDLRAALIDAGLALTRTGGPDALTIREATRRVGVSPNAAYRHFADREALLGAVAVAIQHRMAAQMQRRPLRHASDRLRAVGMGYIKFALDEPGWFGVAFFGAGLDETGSAPPYLALVDALDAMAEAKVLTAERRDGAEWPCWSAVHGFAELALRGPLRHARRRDVEKLAQRTVDDIIEGVTRRA, encoded by the coding sequence ATGGCGACCTTGAAGACCGGCTATCACCATGGGGACCTGCGCGCAGCGTTGATCGATGCCGGCCTGGCGCTCACGCGGACCGGCGGCCCGGACGCGCTGACCATCCGGGAAGCGACTCGGCGAGTTGGCGTTTCACCCAACGCCGCATACCGGCACTTTGCCGATCGTGAGGCTCTGCTCGGCGCGGTTGCGGTGGCCATCCAGCACCGGATGGCGGCGCAGATGCAGCGCCGGCCACTCCGGCACGCATCTGACCGGCTGCGCGCGGTCGGGATGGGTTACATCAAATTCGCGCTGGACGAGCCGGGATGGTTCGGCGTGGCCTTTTTCGGAGCCGGACTCGACGAGACAGGCAGCGCGCCGCCGTATCTGGCGCTGGTCGACGCCCTCGACGCCATGGCGGAAGCGAAAGTGCTCACCGCCGAACGACGCGACGGCGCCGAATGGCCATGCTGGTCAGCGGTGCACGGGTTCGCCGAGCTCGCCCTACGCGGACCGCTGCGCCACGCCCGCCGCCGCGACGTCGAAAAACTGGCGCAGCGCACGGTCGATGACATCATCGAGGGCGTCACGCGCCGTGCGTGA
- the fadA6 gene encoding steroid 3-ketoacyl-CoA thiolase FadA6, whose amino-acid sequence MASNNQAYVIDAVRTAVGKRNGSLAGVHPVDLGALGWRGLLDRVDIDPAAVEDVIAGCVDAIGAQAGNIARLSWLAAGYPEEVPGVTVDRQCGSSQQAISFGAQAIMAGTADVIVAGGMQNMSQIPISSAMTVGEQFGFTSPTNESKQWLHRYGDQEISQFRGSELIAEKWNLSREEMEQYALTSHERAFAAIRGGHFDNEIITVETEHGAFRVDEGPRESSLEKMAGLKPLVEGGRLTAAMASQISDGASAVLLASEQAVKDHKLTPRARIHHISARAADPVFMLTGPIPATRYALEKTGLSIDDIDTVEINEAFAPVVLAWLKEIKADPEKVNPNGGAIALGHPLGATGAKLFTTMLNELERTGGRYGLQTMCEGGGTANVTIIERL is encoded by the coding sequence ATGGCCTCGAACAATCAGGCGTACGTCATCGACGCTGTGCGCACCGCGGTTGGTAAGCGCAACGGCTCACTCGCGGGCGTGCATCCCGTGGACCTGGGCGCCCTCGGCTGGCGTGGACTGCTCGACCGGGTCGACATCGACCCGGCCGCGGTCGAGGACGTCATCGCCGGATGCGTCGACGCGATCGGCGCGCAGGCCGGCAACATCGCCCGGCTGTCCTGGCTCGCCGCGGGCTACCCCGAAGAGGTCCCCGGCGTCACCGTGGACCGGCAGTGTGGCTCGAGTCAGCAGGCGATTTCCTTTGGCGCGCAGGCGATCATGGCGGGTACCGCGGACGTGATCGTGGCCGGTGGCATGCAGAACATGAGCCAGATCCCCATCTCGTCGGCGATGACGGTCGGTGAGCAGTTCGGATTCACTTCGCCGACAAACGAATCCAAGCAGTGGCTGCACCGCTACGGCGACCAGGAAATCTCGCAATTCCGCGGCTCGGAGCTGATCGCCGAGAAGTGGAACCTGTCCCGCGAGGAGATGGAGCAGTACGCGCTGACCAGCCACGAGCGCGCATTCGCGGCGATCCGCGGCGGCCACTTCGACAACGAGATCATCACTGTGGAAACCGAACACGGCGCGTTCCGGGTCGACGAAGGTCCGCGCGAGTCGTCGCTGGAGAAGATGGCCGGCCTCAAGCCGTTGGTCGAGGGCGGTCGGTTGACCGCCGCGATGGCCAGCCAGATCTCCGACGGCGCCAGCGCCGTGCTGCTGGCGTCAGAGCAGGCGGTCAAGGACCACAAACTGACGCCGCGTGCGCGTATCCACCACATCAGCGCGCGCGCCGCCGACCCGGTGTTCATGCTCACCGGACCGATTCCGGCAACTCGCTATGCCTTGGAGAAGACCGGTCTGTCGATCGACGACATCGACACCGTCGAGATCAACGAGGCGTTCGCGCCGGTCGTGTTGGCCTGGCTCAAGGAGATCAAGGCCGACCCGGAGAAGGTGAACCCCAACGGCGGCGCGATCGCCCTGGGCCACCCGTTGGGCGCCACCGGCGCAAAGCTGTTCACCACGATGCTCAATGAGCTGGAGCGCACCGGCGGCCGCTACGGGCTGCAGACGATGTGCGAGGGCGGTGGCACCGCCAACGTCACCATCATCGAGCGGCTCTAG
- the ipdF gene encoding (5R,7aS)-5-hydroxy-7a-methyl-1-oxo-2,3,5,6,7,7a-hexahydro-1H-indene-carboxyl-CoA reductase → MTLAVAPKEVAGHGLLDGKVVIVTAAAGTGIGSATARRALAEGADVVVSDHHERRLGETRDELTALGLGRVESVLCDVTSTAQVDALIASTTARMGRFDVLVNNAGLGGQTPVVDMTDDEWDRVLNVTLTSVFRTTRAALSYFRDAGHGGVIVNNASVLGWRAQHSQSHYAAAKAGVMALTRCSAIEAVEYGVRINAVSPSIARHKFLDKTSSPELLDQLSAGEAFGRAAEPWEIAATIAFLASDYSSYLTGEVISVSSQHP, encoded by the coding sequence ATGACCTTAGCCGTGGCGCCGAAAGAGGTTGCCGGGCACGGCCTTCTCGATGGCAAGGTGGTGATCGTCACGGCGGCCGCCGGTACCGGTATCGGGTCGGCAACCGCGCGGCGCGCGTTGGCCGAAGGCGCCGATGTCGTGGTATCCGACCACCACGAGCGACGGCTGGGTGAGACCCGCGACGAGTTGACCGCGCTCGGACTCGGCCGGGTGGAGAGCGTGCTGTGCGATGTCACGTCCACCGCGCAGGTCGACGCGCTGATCGCATCCACCACCGCGCGGATGGGCCGGTTCGACGTGCTGGTCAACAACGCAGGTCTGGGTGGGCAGACCCCGGTGGTCGACATGACCGACGACGAATGGGACCGCGTGCTGAACGTGACTCTCACCTCGGTCTTCCGCACCACCCGGGCGGCCTTGAGCTACTTCCGCGACGCCGGCCACGGCGGCGTCATCGTCAACAACGCGAGCGTGCTCGGCTGGCGCGCTCAGCACTCGCAGTCCCACTATGCGGCGGCCAAGGCCGGCGTGATGGCGTTGACCCGTTGCAGCGCAATCGAAGCCGTCGAATACGGGGTACGGATCAACGCGGTCTCGCCGAGCATCGCACGACACAAATTTCTCGACAAGACCAGCTCGCCGGAACTGCTCGATCAACTGTCGGCCGGCGAGGCCTTCGGCCGGGCCGCCGAACCGTGGGAGATCGCCGCCACCATCGCGTTCCTGGCCAGTGACTACTCCAGTTATCTGACTGGAGAAGTGATTTCGGTGTCGAGCCAGCACCCATGA
- the kstR2 gene encoding TetR family transcriptional regulator KstR2: MTELSPPNSRRNELLELAATMFAERGLRATTVRDIADSAGILSGSLYHHFSSKEEMVDEVLRNFLEWLFARYREIIAAQSNPLERLKGLFMASFDAIEHRHAQVVIYQDEAKRLLSQPRFAYLEDLNKEQRKMWVDVLHQGIEEGYLRPDLDVDLVYRFIRDTTWVSVRWYQPGGPLTAEQVGQQYLAIVLGGITKEGS, translated from the coding sequence ATGACCGAACTGAGCCCGCCGAACAGCCGCCGCAACGAGTTACTGGAGCTCGCCGCGACGATGTTCGCCGAACGCGGGCTGCGCGCGACGACGGTGCGTGACATCGCTGACAGTGCGGGCATTCTCTCCGGGAGCCTGTATCACCACTTCTCGTCCAAAGAGGAGATGGTCGACGAGGTGCTGCGGAATTTCCTGGAATGGCTGTTCGCCCGCTACCGCGAAATCATTGCGGCGCAGTCGAATCCGCTGGAGCGGCTCAAGGGCCTGTTCATGGCGTCCTTCGACGCGATCGAACACCGGCATGCCCAGGTCGTCATCTACCAGGACGAGGCGAAGCGCCTGCTGTCGCAGCCACGGTTCGCCTACCTCGAGGACCTGAACAAAGAACAGCGCAAGATGTGGGTCGACGTGCTGCATCAGGGCATCGAAGAGGGCTATTTGCGTCCCGACCTCGACGTCGACCTGGTTTACCGGTTTATCCGTGACACCACCTGGGTGTCGGTTCGCTGGTATCAGCCCGGTGGACCGCTCACCGCCGAACAGGTGGGCCAGCAGTATCTCGCTATCGTCCTAGGTGGAATAACCAAAGAAGGAAGTTGA
- a CDS encoding SatD family protein, giving the protein MALMKHVTSPCGMLIGDVVGSRLAADRVELHRAVAAALKRIAAGAIDPPRFTVGDEFQGSYPTVGAAIDAAMSLRLLVAPNIDVRFGIGWGATTVLDAKAGIQDGPGWWAARDAIEQTAAAQRQPGFALTRTTFRTAEDSRDDVAAINAALLCRDHLLGSLDDRSLRILKGLMSNRTKKELAAAEGISPSAVSQRASRDGLDLIVVAGQYLRSVP; this is encoded by the coding sequence ATGGCCTTGATGAAGCATGTGACTTCACCGTGCGGAATGCTGATCGGCGATGTCGTGGGCTCACGGCTGGCCGCCGACCGCGTCGAGCTCCACCGGGCCGTCGCCGCCGCCTTGAAGAGGATCGCCGCCGGCGCAATCGATCCGCCGAGATTCACAGTCGGCGACGAGTTCCAGGGCAGCTATCCGACGGTGGGCGCGGCCATCGATGCCGCGATGTCGTTGCGGCTCTTGGTCGCTCCGAACATCGATGTGCGTTTCGGCATCGGGTGGGGTGCGACCACCGTGCTGGACGCCAAGGCAGGCATCCAGGACGGACCGGGCTGGTGGGCCGCGCGCGACGCGATCGAACAGACCGCTGCGGCGCAGCGGCAGCCCGGCTTCGCACTTACCCGAACGACGTTCCGGACGGCGGAGGACAGTCGCGACGACGTCGCGGCGATCAACGCCGCCCTGTTATGTCGGGACCATCTGCTTGGATCCCTCGATGACCGGTCACTACGGATCCTGAAGGGCTTGATGAGCAACCGGACCAAAAAGGAGCTCGCCGCAGCCGAGGGCATCAGCCCGTCGGCGGTATCACAGCGGGCAAGCCGCGACGGTCTGGACCTGATCGTCGTTGCCGGCCAATATCTCCGGAGCGTGCCGTGA